The genomic segment GCCGCCGAGCTCGCGGCGGCGCTCGGTCCGCTGCACGTGATCCCCCTGCCCGTGCCGCACGATTGCGTCGACGGCTTCCTCGGCGCGTACTGGCGCCGGCCGGAGGCCTATCTGGACGCGGGGGTGCGGAACGCGATGTCGACGTTCGCGCGACTCGGGCCGGATGCGGCGCGATCGGTGGCCCAAGGGCTCGCCCGCCTGGCCGAGGATCTCGCGAGCGGCCGCTGGGAGGCGCGGTTCGGCCATCTGCGGGCCTTGCGCGAGCTCGACCTCGGCTATCGCCTCCTGGTCGCGGAGCGCGGGCGGCCGTGACGCCCGCCCTCGCCGAGGCGCTCCGGCGCGCGAGCTACATGTACGTCACGACGTACAGCAAGGCGGGGAAACCCGGCACGGTGCCGACCTGGCTCTGGCTCCACGACGGGTGCGTCTACTTCACGACGAAACGCGACAGCCTCAAGGCACGCCGTATCCGGGACAACGGCCGCGTCAGCGTGCGCGTGGGCAGGAAGGATGGGCCGGCCTTCGAGGGGCGCGCGGAGTGGGTGGACGACCGAGCTGACCTGGAAACGATGCTGCTCGCGACCTACAGGAAGAAGTATTGGCTACTCGTCCCGCTCTTCATGGGGCGCTACATCCGGAAGGGGCTGGCCGCGAAGACCAGCGTCCTGGTCCGGATC from the Candidatus Methylomirabilota bacterium genome contains:
- a CDS encoding pyridoxamine 5'-phosphate oxidase family protein; translation: MTPALAEALRRASYMYVTTYSKAGKPGTVPTWLWLHDGCVYFTTKRDSLKARRIRDNGRVSVRVGRKDGPAFEGRAEWVDDRADLETMLLATYRKKYWLLVPLFMGRYIRKGLAAKTSVLVRITPG